The Oncorhynchus masou masou isolate Uvic2021 chromosome 13, UVic_Omas_1.1, whole genome shotgun sequence genomic interval CTAATCGTACTCCCACCTGTGCTAGAGTCAACTTGGGAATTTTCTCGGAAGCCTTCACCTCACCTGATGACCTGTTCTTGACCCAAAGGAGAGAGTACTCTGTATTTTCCAGTCGGTTTCTGGTTTGTACCTTGCTCCCTTCTTTCCGTCTCGATTCATCTCCGCCATCCACCCTCTTCCTCGCCCGGTCCTCCGACATGTCTTCCATCTCCTTGTGAGACTTCAGGAAACTCACTATCAAGCTTCCTGCTGCTGTCATTCTCCCTTAAGAAACCCACCCACGTTCACATACGGTGAGCTATTGCACTATCCAGGGGGTTATTTCAACAGTCTAAAGAGGTTTCCTCTCCGCATATCCTTGTCTGGACTGATAAAGTAGGCCTCAACTAAATCTAGGGTGAACTAAACCTATACTAAACATCAGATCATTGCAGCAGAAATAGTGACGATGAGGAAATGGCAGGCTGGTGAGCTTGAATTAGCACTCAATGCATGAGTGCGACCTTAGCGATTGCATGACCTCGTCAAGAGGTTAAGATCTCTCTTGGTGTAATGGTAAAGATGTCGAAAGAATCCATGTTAGGTATTTGATTTAATATGAAATTCTGCAAAGGCTAAAGTAGGTCTTGTGTGTGCACTATAGATACTCACTGAATCTAAACCTTAACCTATCAGAATTCAGCTTGTAATGGACGTTTTATAATATTGTGTTGTTTGATGACACAAACAAGGATCAACACAGTACAAgcagaaaaaaatgtaaatactcAAAATAAACAAGACATCGTTTTGTCTACACTTGCATAGCTATATACTGTAGATTGAACTAGTTTTATGCAATTGTATGGCTCGTCAAGTGCTTAGTGATAGATCTTTAAACTTTGTGCACCTTGAATCATCGCATACAATAACGATCATAGATTCTCAACTGAGCCTGACTGATGTTTTTCCCATTTTATTTTGTTTATCCTGATTTCACCTTAGAATAAACCTGAACTTCATTATCCCATCATATACACATGAGATATTAATCATTGAAACAGTGTGCAATCTCCTCTGCAAATCCTCCATTGCAAGAAGCAGGTCATAGCATATCTCTAGTCCTGACAAAGAGGACGTGTGAGATTGGGAGATGTGGAGCGAAGGGTGCCCCCAATGGCAccctttcacccccccccccccccatagggccctggtcaaaagtagtgcactatatagggaataggatggcatTTAGGACACAGCGCAGGCCAAGCATCTATTTCAGTCCTTCTCTTTCAGGTTGCATTTAGAAGTAGAGGGAATAGCTTCACTGATTTCGTCCTGCACTGTGTTATCATTGGGACATGACTGAGTGACTGCAGCTGTTTGTTGTTGATGCTGTGCCAGTGCCAGATCCTCTGTTAGGTGAGATGCCTAATGTTGTCTTCATAACGACTTGGGTCACTTCCATCACAAGAAAGCATCATTCGTTTTCTCTAAAACCTGCAACGTATTAGATTAATAAGTATAATTGATCTCAATCTGTAGTATTAATATttgtatctgtatgtgtgtgtgtgagtgcatgcttGTGAGTGTTCCTCACCTGAGTGCTGTGGAGTATGACCCCAGGAGTGATTGGAAGCCCATTATGTTTGAGTCTCTCATACCCTGACCTCTCCACAACCAGTAATTTCAAAGACGAGTCGCTCTTCTTTATCAGCATCACGATGTCCTCAAAGTACTCATTCTCTACATTCTGGCCATTTACCTCCACAACGACATCCCCTTCCCACAGCCCAGCCCTATGTCCTGAGCCCTTTACCACCACCTGCAGGACAAAAGAAAACTGTAGCCATAACCGTGCCACTCATTTCTCATACAAACCATCTTAACACCTGCCTTCCTCATTATAGCAATGCATGTGGAAAACAACACAGCAGATCAACATTGGGAACTTTTGATTGATGATAGCTGTTACTCGTTAGCACAAGTTTGATTGGGGATGTTTCAAATTGCCTATTTATGTCAGGAAACAATAATAGAGATTACAACAAAGAAATGAGCGAGAGATCGATGATAAGGGTGTTACGTTGTTGAAGTTCAAAGGAATACCTGGCCTATGAAAGTTCCTGGCTCATGTTGAACACAGCCCAGATTAAACCCAAAGCCTGATTCTTCTCTCTCGAGGACACAGAGTCTTGGACAAGGAAGTGAGCCATGCTCGTTTTTACTCAGCCCATCCTGAATCTCAGTGCAAGGGGACTGTGtcttcctcatcccctctccttctggCAGACTGTCCTCATGGAATAGCAGGGGAGATAGACCCAACTGCGGTAGGGAACAGAATAGACTGTTTTTGACTGGGAAGGTATTTTTAGTTGACATAATTCTTAGACAATCTTGTATTTGGTGTCAGCATTGATCTAAGCAACATCTTAACATAGTCATCATCTTACTGTAATTTCCTTgtgaggttaaaaaaaaaaaaaaaaattcaggaAAACTCAGAGGATCCTACTGACTACAGTATCCATATTCTAACACCAGAACTCGCATGACTCCTAATTTCCAAACTGCACATGACCTCCGTCCACTTACACACCTGCGTGTAGAAGTCTCTTCCGTGTATGGGCATGGTGGTGAGGCTAACCCGGTTGCCACTCTTCCTCACTGCCCTGACAATATCCTCATGCTCCATGGACTCCGAAGGCTGCCCATTGACTGCCAGCAGCAAGTCTCCATCCTGCATGCCAGCCTCTTCTGCTGGACTCCCCACATCCACCTCACGGAGTAGATGAGCTGGAATCGACAACAAACAATTCAGCTCAGCCAGCAGGTATAATGTTCATGACTTGTTATAAGCATGTATGAGTTTTTCTAATGTCATATTACAAGGTTTGTAATGTCCACAGTATGTATTCTATGCAGCACGTTTTCTACGGACTTAAAATGACTGTCATTTAGTTAGGATCATTAAGAGATGACAATAGGATATTATAAGGTGGTCATATTAGGTGCTTGTAACATGGTCGTGCATACTTACAACAAATGGAAGTTTCTAGCAAAAAAAAGTGCATCGTTagatgatttgtgtgtgtgtgtgtgtgtgtgtgtgtgtgtgtgctgtatgtgtgCATCATTCTCACCAATAGGCCCCCCTGATGTCAACCTCTCTTGTCGTAATAAGAAGCCGTATCCATCTGACCCCTGGACCAGATGCATTGTTGTGGGTCTGTGTGGCAGGTTGTGAGAGCCGGCCATGATCGGCAAGATGGGCAGTTTCCGTCGGACGTAGCTCGCTTCACTTTCTCTGTCGATGACGAGGACGGTCACATGGACGCTACAATTCTTCACCTGAGCAGTACACAGAGATAAACTTGAGGGAGAAGTGAGGAGCATGctaacacgtgcacacacacacactcacagacatactaagacacacacacacacatctgccatGTGGTTTTTTTTTACCAAGAGCAGTTCCGAGAAGGAGGGTCTGTATGCTTACCATTTTACTGATAGCTGAATGGGTGAGCGTTGATACCATGGCACCGTTGATCCACACCAGTCTATCTCCGTTACGCACCCCTGCCCTCTTTGCAGGACCCTCACTTACTGTGCTCAACATGTATTGACCCTTCTGACCTGGAGAGATAAAAAACGGACACAAACAAACATGTCCACAGAGATCCTCTCTTCGgtaatcaaatcttatttgtcacatacgccgactacaataggtgtagactcaaccgtgaaatgcttacttatgagctcTTTACCAACAAAGCAGAGTTAAAAAGTATGTAAAATaacagtaaaataataataaagagGCTATGTACAAGGTAGTTGAGTTAATTATGTccgtgtaggtaggggtaaaagtgactgggcaatcaggatagatagtaAATAAAGTAGAAGCAGCGTATGTGATAAGTGTgaaagtgtgtctatgtgtgagtgtacagtatgtgtgtggcgtcaatatgcatgtgtgtgttctgtgtgtgttggcGTATGtacggtgccttcggaaagtattcaggccccttgactttttccacattttgttaggttccagccctattctaaaatggattaaatatttttttcttccctcatcaatctacacataataccctataatgacagagcataaacaggtttagacatttttgctaatttaatacaaataaaaaaacagaaatattacatttacataagtattaaaacactttactcagtattttgttgaagtaTCTTTAGCAGatattacagcctcaagtcttcttgggtatgacgctacaagcttggcacacctgtatttggaaagtttctcccattcttctctgcagatcatctcaaactctgtcaagttggatggggagtttTGCTGCAcgactattttcaggtctctccagagatgaacgatagggttcaagtccgggctctggctgggccactcaaggacattcagagacttgacccgaagccactcctgcgttgtcttggctgtgtgcttagggtcgttgaaTTGTTGGACGGTGAACCTTCGcacagtctgagatcctgagtgctctggagcaggttttcatcaaggatctctctgtactttgctccgttcatctatacctcgatcctgactagtttcccagtccctgccgctgaaaaacatccccacatggtgttctgccaccaccatgcttcactgtaggaatggtccaaggtttcctccagacatgacgctaggcattcaggccaaagcgtttaatctggtttcatcagaccagagaatcttgtttctcatggtctgagactctttaggtgccttttagcaaattCCACGCGGGCtgtctgaggagtggcttccgtctggcccctctaccataaaggcctgattggtggagtgctgcagagatggttgtccttctggaagattctcccatctccacagagg includes:
- the nherf4a gene encoding putative PDZ domain-containing protein PDZK1P1, translated to MEFPRFTFNPKEGIDNPALIISDDPEPDPSPVPRLCQIKCKEGQSFGFHLRMERSCRGYVVRQVDPWSPAALSGLKDGDRVLEVNEEFVDNMEFPRVVQRIQACGLQLFLLVLKGEEYKEVLAQGLDIQALTRAYRGETCSRPRLCHITRDPVLGLGISIIPIEGQKGQYMLSTVSEGPAKRAGVRNGDRLVWINGAMVSTLTHSAISKMVKNCSVHVTVLVIDRESEASYVRRKLPILPIMAGSHNLPHRPTTMHLVQGSDGYGFLLRQERLTSGGPIAHLLREVDVGSPAEEAGMQDGDLLLAVNGQPSESMEHEDIVRAVRKSGNRVSLTTMPIHGRDFYTQLGLSPLLFHEDSLPEGEGMRKTQSPCTEIQDGLSKNEHGSLPCPRLCVLEREESGFGFNLGCVQHEPGTFIGQVVVKGSGHRAGLWEGDVVVEVNGQNVENEYFEDIVMLIKKSDSSLKLLVVERSGYERLKHNGLPITPGVILHSTQVLEKTNDAFL